One window from the genome of Streptomyces sp. NBC_00287 encodes:
- a CDS encoding DUF2252 domain-containing protein, whose translation MFVRAGDGPGTGEAVGVIDVGAQETTQSGGRRLPRVPGFAEWPGNGTPKQEGKALRDRVPRSTHALLDLDPDRPDALAAVEESNRGRIPELTPIRVGRMAATPFAFLRGSAGLMAHDLARTPMTRVLAQICGDAHAANFGLYGDARGGLVIDLNDFDETLLGPWEWDLKRLAASLVLAGREAGASEDTCRKAAHDAVGAYRRTMRLLAKLPVLDAWNAIADEELVSHTDAHDLLGTLERVAEKARSNTSGRFAAKSTEPTEDGGRRFVDTPPVLSRTPDAEAAAVAASLEEYVATLSEDRLPLLARHAVHDVAHRVVGTGSVGTRSYVVLLLDHRGEPLVLQVKEARPSALLPHLATAGFETPKVDHEGRRVVLGQKRMQVVSDILLGWTTVEGRPFQVRQFRNRKGSVDPAALSPDQLDDYGRMTGALLARAHTHSADPRLIAGYSGKNEELDEAIATFAVSYADRTEADHANLVTAVRAGRIAAETGV comes from the coding sequence ATGTTCGTGCGGGCCGGAGACGGTCCGGGTACGGGGGAGGCGGTCGGTGTGATCGACGTCGGTGCGCAGGAGACGACCCAGTCGGGCGGGCGGCGGCTGCCCCGGGTGCCCGGTTTCGCCGAGTGGCCCGGCAACGGCACGCCGAAGCAGGAGGGCAAGGCCCTGCGGGACCGCGTACCGCGCAGCACGCACGCACTGCTCGACCTGGACCCCGACCGCCCCGACGCGCTCGCGGCGGTGGAGGAGTCCAACCGCGGCCGGATCCCCGAGCTGACGCCGATACGGGTGGGCCGCATGGCGGCGACCCCCTTCGCCTTCCTGCGCGGATCCGCCGGCCTGATGGCCCACGACCTCGCCCGCACCCCCATGACCCGCGTCCTCGCCCAGATCTGCGGCGACGCCCACGCGGCGAACTTCGGCCTGTACGGCGACGCCCGCGGCGGCCTGGTCATCGACCTGAACGACTTCGACGAGACGCTCCTCGGACCGTGGGAGTGGGATCTGAAGCGGCTCGCGGCCTCGCTGGTACTGGCGGGACGGGAGGCGGGCGCGTCCGAGGACACCTGCCGCAAGGCGGCGCACGACGCGGTGGGCGCGTATCGGCGCACGATGCGGCTGCTCGCCAAGCTCCCGGTGCTGGACGCGTGGAACGCCATCGCGGACGAGGAACTCGTCTCCCACACCGATGCCCATGATCTGCTCGGCACGCTGGAGCGGGTGGCCGAGAAGGCGCGCTCCAACACCAGCGGCCGGTTCGCGGCGAAGTCGACGGAGCCGACCGAGGACGGCGGCCGCCGCTTCGTGGACACGCCGCCGGTACTGAGCCGGACGCCGGACGCGGAGGCGGCAGCGGTGGCCGCGTCCCTGGAGGAGTACGTCGCGACGCTCTCGGAGGACCGACTCCCGCTGCTGGCCAGGCATGCGGTGCACGACGTGGCGCACCGGGTGGTGGGCACGGGCAGCGTGGGCACCCGCTCCTACGTCGTCCTCCTCCTCGACCACCGGGGCGAACCCCTCGTCCTCCAGGTCAAGGAGGCCCGCCCCTCCGCCCTGCTCCCGCACCTGGCGACGGCCGGCTTCGAGACGCCGAAGGTGGACCACGAGGGCCGCCGAGTGGTCCTGGGCCAGAAGCGCATGCAGGTGGTCAGCGACATCCTCCTCGGCTGGACGACGGTCGAGGGACGCCCCTTCCAGGTACGCCAGTTCCGCAACCGCAAGGGCAGCGTGGACCCGGCCGCCCTCTCCCCCGACCAACTGGACGACTACGGCCGCATGACCGGCGCCCTCCTCGCCCGGGCCCACACCCACAGCGCCGACCCCCGCCTGATCGCGGGCTACTCCGGCAAGAACGAGGAACTGGACGAAGCCATAGCGACCTTCGCGGTGAGCTACGCCGACCGCACAGAGGCGGACCACGCGAACCTGGTGACGGCGGTACGGGCGGGGAGGATCGCGGCGGAGACGGGGGTGTGA
- a CDS encoding rhodanese-like domain-containing protein — translation MPTVEVTDLKDSDFLLDVREDDEWQAGHAEGALHIPISEFVARYGELTEAAPQDGRVNVICRSGARSAQVAMYLVQQGIDAVNVDGGMQVWAAAGRPVVTDDGKQGFVL, via the coding sequence GTGCCCACGGTCGAGGTCACGGACCTCAAGGACAGCGACTTCCTCCTGGACGTCCGCGAGGACGACGAATGGCAGGCGGGCCATGCTGAAGGGGCGCTGCACATCCCCATCAGCGAGTTCGTCGCCCGCTACGGCGAGCTGACCGAGGCCGCCCCGCAGGACGGCCGGGTCAACGTGATCTGCCGCTCCGGGGCCCGTTCCGCGCAGGTCGCCATGTACCTCGTCCAGCAGGGCATCGACGCGGTGAACGTCGACGGCGGCATGCAGGTGTGGGCCGCGGCGGGCCGACCGGTCGTGACGGACGACGGCAAGCAGGGCTTCGTCCTGTAG
- a CDS encoding acyl-CoA dehydrogenase family protein has translation MDFSFTEEQQAAAEAARGVFAGVAPDAVPSPALTPGAVAEDFDRALWTRLADADLLSLLLDEEHGGAGLDAVALCLVLREAAGVLARVPLLEHSAALAVVQAYGGQELRSEVLARAGRGEVVLTVAAHGRTGHDPAELAVTARRDGAQFVLDGVQTAVPWAYDADLVVVPACADGDRTVLAVVRRGQAGVGLAEQYATSGERLGELRLDSVRLAERDVVAAEGAWERLRELLTVGTCALALGLGTRVLRMTSEYTGKREQFGHPLATFQAVAVQAADRYIDLRAMEATLWQAAWRIAAQAPGALPVAGDVAVAKIWASEGVRRVVQTAQHLHGGFGADVDYPLHRYHAWAKQLELSLGPAAAHEEALGDLLAAHPLG, from the coding sequence GTGGACTTTTCCTTCACCGAGGAGCAGCAGGCGGCGGCCGAGGCGGCGCGGGGGGTGTTCGCCGGGGTCGCGCCGGACGCCGTGCCGAGTCCCGCGCTCACGCCGGGCGCCGTGGCCGAGGACTTCGACCGCGCGCTGTGGACCCGGCTCGCCGATGCCGATCTGCTGAGCCTGCTGCTCGACGAGGAGCACGGCGGGGCGGGGCTCGACGCCGTCGCACTGTGTCTGGTGCTGCGGGAGGCGGCGGGGGTGCTGGCGCGGGTACCGCTGCTGGAGCACAGCGCCGCGCTGGCCGTCGTCCAGGCGTACGGCGGTCAGGAGCTGAGGTCCGAGGTGCTGGCGCGGGCCGGGCGGGGGGAGGTCGTGCTGACCGTCGCCGCGCACGGGCGCACCGGGCACGATCCGGCGGAGCTCGCGGTGACCGCGCGGCGGGACGGTGCTCAGTTCGTGCTGGACGGTGTGCAGACGGCGGTGCCGTGGGCGTACGACGCCGATCTCGTCGTCGTACCGGCCTGCGCGGACGGGGATCGGACCGTGCTCGCGGTGGTGCGGCGCGGGCAGGCCGGGGTGGGGCTCGCCGAGCAGTACGCCACCAGCGGGGAGCGGCTCGGGGAGCTGCGTCTTGACTCCGTGCGGCTCGCGGAGCGGGATGTGGTGGCGGCGGAGGGGGCCTGGGAGCGGTTGCGGGAGCTGCTGACGGTCGGGACGTGTGCGCTTGCGCTCGGCCTCGGTACCCGGGTGCTGCGGATGACCAGCGAGTACACGGGCAAGCGGGAGCAGTTCGGCCATCCGCTCGCCACCTTCCAGGCGGTCGCCGTGCAGGCCGCCGACCGGTACATCGACCTACGGGCGATGGAGGCCACCCTGTGGCAGGCCGCCTGGCGGATCGCCGCGCAGGCGCCGGGGGCGCTGCCCGTCGCCGGGGATGTCGCCGTGGCCAAGATCTGGGCCTCGGAGGGGGTACGGCGGGTCGTGCAGACGGCGCAGCATCTGCACGGGGGGTTCGGGGCGGACGTCGACTATCCGCTGCACCGGTATCACGCGTGGGCCAAGCAGCTGGAGCTGTCGCTCGGGCCTGCGGCGGCGCACGAGGAGGCGCTCGGGGACTTGCTGGCGGCGCATCCCCTGGGCTGA
- a CDS encoding DUF5819 family protein, translated as MDAYDTAGDARHGSQPAPAPEPRTGVAALSLRHQIAAALALAVVAVAVCVHIGMVFLHVAPSNTVSKQHGSAIDDWIYPEFEQNWKLFAPNPLQQNIAVQVRAEIREPDGGIRTTGWYDLSARDGRDIDGNLLPSHTQQNELRRAWDFLIATHDNDNRPVGLRGDLAESYLRRIVVLRLDREDAAGPGGLVERVQVRSMTTNVRPPKWSDETVPDKPAYRELPWWEVPEDEAEGDLA; from the coding sequence ATGGACGCGTACGACACCGCGGGCGACGCCCGCCACGGGTCGCAGCCTGCGCCCGCGCCCGAGCCCCGCACCGGTGTGGCCGCCCTCTCGCTGCGCCACCAGATCGCCGCCGCCCTCGCCCTCGCGGTCGTCGCGGTCGCCGTCTGTGTCCACATCGGCATGGTCTTCCTGCATGTCGCGCCCTCGAACACGGTCAGCAAGCAGCACGGCTCGGCCATCGACGACTGGATCTATCCAGAGTTCGAGCAGAACTGGAAGCTCTTCGCGCCGAACCCGCTCCAGCAGAACATCGCCGTCCAGGTCCGCGCCGAGATCCGCGAGCCGGACGGCGGTATACGCACGACCGGCTGGTACGACCTGTCCGCCCGCGACGGCCGGGACATCGACGGCAATCTGCTGCCGAGCCACACCCAGCAGAACGAACTGCGCCGGGCCTGGGACTTCCTCATCGCCACCCACGACAACGACAACCGCCCGGTCGGCCTGCGCGGCGACCTGGCCGAGTCGTATCTGCGCCGGATCGTGGTCCTGCGCCTGGACCGCGAGGACGCGGCCGGACCCGGCGGACTCGTCGAGCGCGTCCAGGTCCGTTCGATGACCACCAATGTGCGCCCGCCCAAGTGGAGCGACGAGACGGTTCCGGACAAACCGGCCTACCGGGAGCTGCCCTGGTGGGAGGTCCCCGAGGACGAGGCCGAGGGGGACCTGGCATGA
- a CDS encoding HTTM domain-containing protein, with translation MTRFALCLSAGIARVTESALGPYQSAVVRIGFAATWLLFLLRELPHRHELYGPDGPWSFDLAQQLIGTNGAFTALIWSDGHLWFEAVYALAVLFAVLLLLGWRTRTMSVLFMVGVLSLQNRSIFMGDGGDNVLHLMSIYLVFTRCGQVWSLDARRADRKPERDRVGPVLWAVLGLILVAATLGGRLDGDLTVPLILWTVWIAQAVRWIVGRWARTAEPRILLDVITNIVHNGALLVIMAEACLIYATAGWYKIQGSRWQDGTAVYYPLHLDYFSPWPALADALSASGTMVLLVTYGTVLVQVAFPFTLFNRRVKNVLLAAMMFEHAVIAVVLGLPFFSLAMIAADAVFLPTTFLRRLGAWAERARPSRNRAALPEPRSPENPEQAHVGSPS, from the coding sequence ATGACCCGCTTCGCCCTCTGCCTCTCGGCCGGCATCGCCCGGGTCACCGAGTCCGCCCTCGGCCCGTACCAGAGCGCCGTGGTCCGGATCGGCTTCGCCGCGACCTGGCTGCTCTTCCTGCTGCGCGAGCTGCCCCACCGCCATGAGCTCTACGGCCCCGACGGCCCCTGGAGCTTCGACCTCGCCCAACAGCTGATCGGCACGAACGGCGCCTTCACGGCTCTGATCTGGTCCGACGGTCACCTCTGGTTCGAGGCGGTCTACGCCCTCGCCGTCCTCTTCGCCGTCCTGCTCCTGCTCGGCTGGCGGACCCGCACGATGTCCGTCCTGTTCATGGTCGGCGTGCTGTCCCTGCAGAACCGCTCCATCTTCATGGGCGACGGCGGCGACAACGTCCTGCACCTGATGTCGATCTACCTGGTCTTCACCCGCTGCGGCCAGGTCTGGTCCCTGGACGCGCGCAGGGCGGACCGCAAACCGGAGCGGGACCGGGTCGGGCCGGTCCTGTGGGCCGTGCTCGGTCTGATCCTGGTGGCGGCCACGCTCGGGGGCCGGCTCGACGGCGACCTGACGGTCCCCCTGATCCTGTGGACTGTATGGATCGCGCAGGCCGTGCGATGGATCGTCGGGCGCTGGGCCCGGACCGCCGAGCCGCGCATCCTGCTCGACGTGATCACGAACATCGTGCACAACGGCGCCCTGCTCGTGATCATGGCCGAGGCCTGTCTGATCTACGCCACCGCCGGCTGGTACAAGATCCAGGGCTCCCGCTGGCAGGACGGCACCGCCGTCTACTACCCCCTGCACCTCGACTACTTCTCCCCCTGGCCCGCGCTCGCCGACGCCCTCTCGGCCAGCGGCACCATGGTGCTGCTGGTGACGTACGGGACGGTCCTGGTGCAGGTCGCCTTTCCGTTCACGCTGTTCAACCGCCGGGTCAAGAACGTCCTGCTGGCCGCCATGATGTTCGAGCACGCGGTGATCGCGGTCGTACTGGGCCTGCCGTTCTTCTCCCTCGCGATGATCGCGGCGGACGCGGTCTTCCTGCCGACGACCTTCCTGCGCCGCCTGGGCGCCTGGGCGGAACGGGCCCGCCCGAGCAGAAACCGCGCCGCGCTCCCCGAGCCCCGCAGCCCCGAGAACCCCGAGCAGGCCCACGTAGGCTCCCCGTCATGA
- a CDS encoding TrmH family RNA methyltransferase, which translates to MTTPVTTWHRLADTAVLLDGFHALKHAARFGARIPVAVAVDRQAALALADELAPDVRDTLEALLTEVPEETYRSLVPRPHPTAVAALAVRPSRATNLEALSHAPRTAPVVLLDHPRNLGNAGAVIRLAAGFGATGVITTGTLDPWHPTVVRGGAGLHFATAVERLTAEELPEGPLFALDPEGDDIRGIKLPDDAVLAFGSERSGLSPEVRARADQLLSLPMRPQVSSYNLATSVGMTLYHWSAFRGS; encoded by the coding sequence ATGACCACCCCCGTCACCACCTGGCACCGCCTCGCCGACACCGCCGTACTCCTCGACGGCTTCCACGCCCTCAAGCACGCGGCGCGCTTCGGAGCGCGGATCCCGGTGGCGGTGGCGGTGGACCGACAGGCGGCCCTGGCCCTGGCCGACGAGCTGGCCCCGGACGTACGGGACACGCTGGAGGCCCTCCTCACGGAGGTCCCCGAGGAGACATACAGGTCCCTGGTCCCGCGCCCGCATCCGACAGCCGTGGCGGCATTGGCGGTACGACCGTCCCGCGCGACCAACCTGGAGGCCCTGTCCCACGCCCCGCGCACCGCCCCGGTGGTCCTCCTCGACCACCCGCGCAACCTCGGCAACGCGGGCGCGGTGATCCGCCTGGCGGCCGGCTTCGGCGCGACGGGCGTGATCACCACCGGCACCCTCGACCCCTGGCACCCCACGGTCGTACGAGGCGGTGCGGGCCTCCACTTCGCGACAGCGGTGGAACGCCTCACGGCCGAGGAACTCCCCGAGGGCCCGCTGTTCGCCCTGGACCCCGAGGGCGACGACATCCGGGGCATCAAGCTCCCGGATGACGCCGTACTGGCCTTCGGCTCGGAGCGAAGCGGCCTGTCGCCGGAGGTACGCGCGCGTGCAGACCAGCTGCTGTCCCTACCGATGCGCCCCCAGGTGTCGAGCTACAACTTGGCGACGAGCGTGGGAATGACCCTCTACCACTGGAGCGCGTTCAGAGGTTCTTAG
- the paaN gene encoding phenylacetic acid degradation protein PaaN: protein MATALTPHDLIAKHRPTLDQALEAIRTRAYWSPHPEHPKAYGENGSLDMAAGKAAFDALLGTRLDLGQPGTDDWVGGEVSPYGLALGVEYPHADIDVLLPAMKAGQRAWRDAGAEIRAVVCVEILKRISDRTHEFAHAVMHTSGQAFMMAFQAGGPHAQDRGLEAVAYAYVEQVRTPDNAEWTKPQGKKDPLALTKAFTPVPRGIALMIGCNTFPTWNGYPGLFASLATGNAVLVKPHPRAVLPLALTVQVAREVLSEAGFDPNLVALAAERPGEGIAKTLAVRPEIRIIDYTGSTAFGDWLEANARQAQVYTEKAGVNTVLVESTDNYKGMLSNLAFSLSLYSGQMCTTPQNLLIPRDGIRTEDGPRTFDEVVADIAGAVSGLLGDDARANALLGAIVNPDVKARLEAAAGLGEVALPSREISNPDFPEAVVRTPVIVKLDGAKPDDEAAYMSECFGPVSFAVAVDSAGDAVELLRRTVREKGAMTVGAYTVDPEVEGAIQEACLEEAAQLSLNLTGGVYVNQTAAFSDFHGSGGNPAANSALTDGAFVANRFRVVEVRREA, encoded by the coding sequence ATGGCCACCGCCCTGACCCCCCACGACCTCATCGCCAAGCACCGGCCCACCCTCGACCAGGCGCTCGAAGCCATCCGCACGCGCGCGTACTGGTCTCCGCACCCCGAGCACCCCAAGGCCTACGGCGAGAACGGCAGCCTGGACATGGCGGCGGGCAAGGCCGCCTTCGACGCCCTCCTCGGCACCCGCCTCGACCTCGGCCAGCCCGGCACCGACGACTGGGTGGGCGGCGAGGTCTCCCCGTACGGCCTCGCGCTCGGCGTGGAGTACCCGCACGCGGACATCGACGTGCTGCTGCCCGCCATGAAGGCCGGACAGCGGGCCTGGCGGGACGCGGGCGCGGAGATCCGCGCGGTGGTCTGCGTGGAGATCCTCAAGCGGATCAGCGACCGCACCCACGAGTTCGCGCACGCGGTCATGCACACCTCCGGACAGGCGTTCATGATGGCGTTCCAGGCGGGCGGCCCGCACGCGCAGGACCGCGGTCTGGAGGCGGTGGCGTACGCGTACGTGGAGCAGGTCCGCACCCCCGACAACGCCGAGTGGACCAAGCCGCAGGGCAAGAAGGACCCCCTCGCCCTGACCAAGGCGTTCACGCCGGTACCGCGCGGGATCGCGCTGATGATCGGCTGCAACACCTTCCCGACGTGGAACGGCTATCCGGGCCTCTTCGCGTCCCTGGCCACCGGTAACGCCGTGCTGGTGAAGCCCCACCCGCGCGCGGTGCTGCCGCTCGCGCTCACGGTCCAGGTCGCGCGGGAGGTGCTCTCCGAGGCCGGGTTCGACCCCAACCTCGTCGCGCTCGCCGCGGAGCGGCCCGGTGAGGGCATCGCCAAGACGCTCGCCGTGCGGCCCGAGATCCGGATCATCGACTACACCGGTTCGACCGCCTTCGGTGACTGGCTGGAGGCCAACGCCCGTCAGGCGCAGGTCTACACGGAGAAGGCCGGCGTCAACACGGTGCTCGTGGAGTCCACCGACAACTACAAGGGGATGCTGTCCAACCTGGCGTTCTCGTTGTCGCTGTACAGCGGGCAGATGTGTACGACGCCGCAGAATCTGCTGATTCCGCGGGACGGGATCCGCACGGAGGACGGTCCGCGGACGTTCGACGAGGTCGTCGCGGACATCGCCGGAGCGGTCTCCGGTCTGCTCGGTGACGACGCCCGCGCGAACGCGCTGCTCGGGGCGATCGTCAACCCGGACGTCAAGGCGCGCCTCGAGGCCGCCGCCGGGCTCGGCGAAGTCGCCCTCCCCTCCCGGGAGATCAGCAACCCGGACTTCCCGGAAGCGGTCGTTCGTACGCCGGTCATCGTCAAGCTGGACGGGGCCAAGCCGGATGACGAGGCCGCGTACATGAGCGAGTGCTTCGGGCCGGTGTCGTTCGCGGTGGCGGTGGACTCCGCCGGTGACGCGGTGGAGTTGCTGCGGCGGACTGTGCGGGAGAAGGGGGCGATGACCGTCGGGGCGTACACCGTTGACCCCGAGGTCGAGGGGGCGATTCAGGAGGCCTGCCTGGAGGAGGCGGCGCAGTTGTCGCTGAACCTGACGGGCGGGGTGTACGTCAACCAGACGGCTGCGTTCTCCGACTTCCACGGGTCCGGCGGCAATCCTGCCGCCAACTCCGCTCTCACCGATGGGGCGTTCGTCGCGAATCGCTTCCGCGTGGTCGAGGTGCGGCGGGAGGCCTAA
- a CDS encoding 3-hydroxyacyl-CoA dehydrogenase gives MTALDLSSPVAVVGTGTMGQGIAQVALVAGHPVRLYDAAPGKAREAAATIGARLDRLVEKDRLTDTDRDAARARLLPAEELADLADCALVIEAALERLDVKQELFRALEEIVSDDCLLATNTSSLSVTAIGGALANPGRFVGLHFFNPAPLLPLVEVVSGFATDVTYATRAYETARAWGKTPVACADTPGFIVNRIARPFYAEAFAVYEAQGADPATIDAVLRECGGFKMGAFELTDLIGQDVNESVTQSVWQSFFQDVRFTPSLAQRRLVESGRLGRKSGHGWYDYAEGAERSEPHTAERERPPAYVVAEGDLGPAAELLTLLREAGVPVREEDEDHGTRLVLPSGGQLALADGQTSVEFRDVVYFDLALDYRRATRIALSASQDTSPQTLTEAIGLFQALGKDVSVIGDVPGMIVARTVARIVDLAHDAVAKGVATEEDVDTAMRLGVNYPLGPFEWSRRLGRNWAYALLDDLHLRDPSGRYAPSLALYRHAYATDKREGSGS, from the coding sequence ATGACAGCACTCGACCTCAGCAGCCCTGTGGCCGTCGTCGGCACCGGCACCATGGGCCAGGGCATCGCCCAGGTCGCGCTGGTCGCCGGCCACCCCGTACGGCTCTACGACGCCGCGCCCGGGAAGGCCCGGGAAGCGGCCGCCACGATCGGCGCCCGCCTCGACCGGCTCGTCGAGAAGGACCGCCTGACCGACACCGACCGGGACGCGGCGCGCGCCCGGCTGCTGCCCGCCGAGGAGCTGGCGGACCTCGCCGACTGCGCCCTGGTCATCGAGGCCGCCCTGGAGCGCCTCGACGTCAAGCAGGAGCTCTTCCGCGCGCTGGAGGAGATCGTCTCCGACGACTGCCTGCTCGCCACCAACACCTCCTCGCTGTCCGTCACCGCCATCGGCGGCGCCCTCGCGAACCCCGGCCGCTTCGTGGGCCTGCACTTCTTCAACCCCGCCCCGCTGCTGCCGCTGGTCGAGGTCGTCTCCGGGTTCGCCACCGACGTCACGTACGCCACGCGCGCGTACGAGACGGCCCGCGCCTGGGGCAAGACCCCGGTCGCCTGCGCCGACACCCCCGGCTTCATCGTCAACCGCATCGCGCGGCCCTTCTACGCCGAGGCCTTCGCCGTCTACGAGGCCCAGGGCGCCGATCCCGCCACCATCGACGCCGTGCTGCGCGAGTGCGGCGGCTTCAAGATGGGCGCCTTCGAACTGACCGATCTGATCGGGCAGGACGTCAACGAGTCCGTCACCCAGTCGGTGTGGCAGTCCTTCTTCCAGGACGTCCGCTTCACGCCCTCGCTCGCCCAGCGCCGCCTGGTCGAGTCGGGCCGTCTCGGCCGCAAGAGCGGACACGGCTGGTACGACTACGCCGAGGGCGCCGAGCGCTCCGAACCGCACACCGCCGAGCGGGAGCGCCCGCCCGCGTATGTCGTCGCCGAGGGCGATCTGGGCCCGGCCGCCGAACTGCTCACGCTGCTGCGCGAGGCGGGTGTCCCGGTGCGCGAGGAGGACGAGGACCACGGCACCCGGCTGGTCCTGCCGTCCGGCGGCCAGCTGGCGCTCGCGGACGGGCAGACGTCGGTGGAGTTCCGGGACGTCGTCTACTTCGACCTCGCGCTCGACTACCGCCGCGCCACCCGCATCGCCCTGTCCGCCTCCCAGGACACCTCCCCCCAGACCCTCACCGAGGCCATCGGCCTGTTCCAGGCGCTCGGCAAGGACGTCAGCGTCATCGGCGACGTACCCGGCATGATCGTCGCCCGTACGGTCGCCCGGATCGTCGACCTGGCCCATGACGCGGTCGCCAAGGGCGTGGCCACCGAGGAGGACGTCGACACGGCGATGCGCCTCGGCGTCAACTACCCGCTCGGCCCCTTCGAGTGGAGCCGCCGCCTCGGCCGCAACTGGGCCTACGCCCTCCTCGACGACCTCCATCTGCGCGACCCCTCCGGGCGGTACGCGCCCTCCCTCGCGCTGTACCGGCACGCGTACGCCACGGACAAGCGGGAGGGCAGCGGCTCATGA
- a CDS encoding TetR/AcrR family transcriptional regulator, whose amino-acid sequence MTTAKRDTYTPETLLSVAVQVFNERGYDGTSMEHLSRAAGISKSSIYHHVTGKEELLRRAVSRALDELFGILDEEPARVGRASARLEHVVRRMVEVLIAELPYVTLLLRVRGNTDTERWALERRRDFDHKVAELLKAAAADGDVRGDVEVRLATRLVFGMINSIVEWYRPDGRGMDEREVADAVVQVVFGGLRRAA is encoded by the coding sequence ATGACCACCGCCAAGCGCGACACGTACACCCCCGAGACGCTGCTGTCGGTCGCCGTCCAGGTCTTCAACGAGCGCGGCTACGACGGCACCTCCATGGAGCACCTCTCGCGCGCCGCCGGTATCTCCAAGTCGTCGATCTACCACCACGTCACCGGCAAGGAGGAGCTGCTGCGGCGCGCGGTGAGCCGGGCGCTGGACGAGCTCTTCGGGATCCTCGACGAGGAGCCCGCGCGCGTGGGGCGCGCTTCCGCGCGTCTGGAGCATGTCGTACGGCGCATGGTCGAGGTGCTGATAGCCGAGCTGCCGTATGTGACGCTGCTGCTGCGGGTGCGCGGCAACACCGACACCGAGCGGTGGGCGCTGGAGCGGCGCCGGGACTTCGACCACAAGGTCGCCGAGCTGCTGAAGGCGGCGGCCGCCGACGGGGACGTACGCGGGGACGTCGAGGTGCGGCTCGCCACCCGGCTCGTCTTCGGGATGATCAACTCGATCGTCGAGTGGTACCGCCCGGACGGCCGGGGCATGGACGAGCGCGAGGTCGCCGACGCCGTCGTACAGGTCGTCTTCGGCGGGCTGCGCAGGGCCGCCTGA
- a CDS encoding Lrp/AsnC family transcriptional regulator, whose protein sequence is MAEGPEGGALPPPRPLDAIDQDILQMLQADGRASIRSVAERVHVSRANAYARINRLIEDGVIRGFGARVDHERAGHGTSAYITLKIVQNSWRTVREQLRALPGASHIALVGGDFDVLLLVHTPDNRALRELVLTRLQAIPEVLSTRTLLVFEEEDLEPQG, encoded by the coding sequence ATGGCCGAGGGCCCCGAGGGCGGCGCCCTGCCACCGCCACGTCCCCTCGACGCCATCGATCAGGACATCCTCCAGATGCTCCAGGCGGACGGCCGCGCCTCGATACGGTCCGTCGCCGAGCGGGTCCATGTCTCGCGCGCCAACGCCTACGCGCGGATCAACCGGCTCATCGAGGACGGTGTCATCCGGGGGTTCGGCGCCCGCGTCGACCATGAACGCGCGGGGCACGGGACGTCGGCGTACATCACCTTGAAGATCGTGCAGAACAGCTGGCGCACGGTGCGCGAGCAGCTCCGGGCCTTGCCCGGCGCCTCGCACATCGCCCTGGTGGGGGGCGATTTCGACGTCCTGCTGCTGGTGCACACGCCCGACAACCGGGCGCTGCGCGAACTGGTGCTCACCCGGCTCCAGGCCATCCCCGAGGTGCTCAGCACCCGCACCCTGCTGGTCTTCGAGGAGGAGGACCTGGAGCCGCAGGGCTGA